The Daucus carota subsp. sativus chromosome 2, DH1 v3.0, whole genome shotgun sequence genome includes a window with the following:
- the LOC108207074 gene encoding uncharacterized protein LOC108207074 — MTGKRKHDSGCFKRKKKEMQNKLTQSLQGSMDRYVKPINILGNSSENVTVNDNLPEKLVDENINDLNVDTNFPENFVDENFNDITADEHLAENLNNMNSDVLPDISMDENLSDLIDPGNWEKNMSQRKIDFLVEKGSIRVLEEAYPVNEQNRSFRNKHYTRSLLNGEKLDRSWLVYSRKIDKVFCFCCVLFKKEKVVSSPLTTATMGYNDWKNIYSRLDEHEKSNNHLNSLTDWMELETRLKKKLTIDSYNQKIIAEEKKYWGEVLKRITCVIKTLASSNLAFRGRSGKLDDDNSGNFLSIIRMIAEFDPIMEEHLRRIRKKEIHRVHYLGHNIQNELILLLATELKKKIISTVKGAKYYSVILDCTPDISHEEQMSLIIRCVDISTTPISVEEFFIEFVKVSETTGDALFIQLKESLRDLKLDLTDMRGQGYDNGSNMKGQYKGVSARVLREYPRAFYSPCGCHSLNLALCDMAMSSIQAKSFFGVVQRIYKLFYGSTKRWEVLKSYVKDKNGNGLALKSWSDTRWESRISSVKAIRFQVPQIRDALLHLVEHSVDATTTSDASSLVNFDLQNFDFLVGMVIWFKILQKVNKVSKILQSKDMDIDACITLLQRLIHFFEEYRNNGFKNAKDEAGKIALEMGVEPTFRETRVRRKKRFIDESTSDEPIQVAEDFFRVNYFLHIVDTALSSLNKRFEQFKKYD, encoded by the coding sequence ATGACGGGTAAAAGGAAGCATGATTCAGGATGTTTcaagagaaagaaaaaagagatgCAAAACAAACTCACACAATCTTTACAAGGATCTATGGATAGGTATGTGAAACCTATCAATATATTGGGTAATTCAAGTGAGAATGTCACTGTTAATGATAATTTGCCTGAGAAGTTAGTGGATGAAAATATCAATGACTTGAATGTTGATACTAATTTTCCTGAGAATTTTGTGgatgaaaattttaatgatataactGCTGATGAACATTTGGCTGAAAATTTGAATAACATGAATAGTGATGTTTTGCCTGATATTTCTATGGATGAAAATTTAAGTGATTTGATTGATCCGGGAAATTGGGAGAAGAATATGTCACAAAGAAAGATTGATTTTTTGGTAGAAAAGGGTTCAATAAGAGTTTTGGAGGAAGCATATCCTGTTAATGAACAAAATAGGAGTTTTCGTAACAAACACTACACCCGATCTTTACTGAATGGAGAAAAACTTGATAGGTCATGGCTTGTGTACTCTCGGAAGATAGATAAGGTGTTCTGTTTTTGTTGCGTGCTATTTAAAAAGGAAAAGGTTGTATCAAGTCCTTTAACAACAGCAACTATGGGATATAATGATTGGAAAAATATCTACTCTAGGCTAGATGAGCATGAAAAGAGTAACAATCATTTAAATAGTTTGACAGATTGGATGGAGTTAGAAACAAggttgaaaaagaagttgacaatTGATTCTTATAATCAAAAAATCATagctgaagaaaaaaaatattgggGTGAAGTTTTGAAGAGAATCACGTGTGTTATTAAAACTCTTGCTAGTAGTAATTTGGCTTTTCGTGGGAGGAGTGGAAAACTCGATGATGATAATAGTGGaaattttttaagtataattcgAATGATTGCTGAGTTTGACCCAATAATGGAAGAGCACCTTAGGCGTATTCGAAAGAAAGAGATACATCGTGTTCATTATCTTGGCCATAACATCCAAAACGAACTAATACTTCTGTTGGCCACTGAActcaagaaaaaaattatttctactGTGAAGGGAGCTAAATATTATTCTGTTATTCTTGACTGTACTCCTGACATTAGTCATGAAGAACAAATGAGTCTTATAATAAGATGTGTTGATATTTCTACTACTCCAATTTCAGTGGAAGagttttttattgaatttgtgAAGGTTAGTGAAACAACTGGAGATGCACTTTTCATTCAACTTAAAGAATCTCTTAGAGATTTGAAACTTGATCTCACTGATATGAGAGGGCAGGGCTACGACAATGGTTCAAATATGAAAGGACAATACAAAGGTGTAAGTGCTAGGGTGTTAAGAGAATATCCTAGGGCATTTTACTCTCCATGTGGTTGTCACTCTCTTAATCTTGCACTTTGTGATATGGCAATGAGTTCAATTCAAGCTAAATCTTTTTTTGGAGTGGTACAacgaatttataaattattttatggtTCTACAAAACGATGGGAGGTTCTTAAATCTTATGTGAAGGATAAAAATGGGAATGGGCTTGCATTAAAGTCATGGTCGGATACACGGTGGGAAAGTCGTATTTCTAGCGTCAAGGCAATAAGATTCCAAGTTCCACAAATAAGAGATGCGTTACTTCATCTAGTTGAACATAGTGTTGATGCCACCACCACAAGTGATGCAAGTTCTTTAGTTAATTTTGATCTTCAAAACTTTGATTTTCTTGTGGGCATGGTTATTTGGTTTAAGATTCTACAGAAAGTGAATAAAGTTAGTAAAATTCTCCAAAGTAAGGATATGGATATTGATGCATGTATTACTCTATTACAACGTCTTATACACTTTTTTGAAGAGTACAGGAACAATGGTTTCAAAAATGCAAAAGATGAAGCTGGAAAGATTGCTCTAGAAATGGGGGTGGAACCAACTTTTCGTGAAACTCGTGTTCGTAGAAAAAAGAGGTTCATTGATGAGAGTACAAGTGATGAGCCAATTCAAGTTGCTGAAGATTTTTTTCGTGTTAATTACTTTTTACACATTGTTGATACTGCTCTATCTTCGCTCAACAAAAGATTTGagcaatttaaaaaatatgattag